A portion of the Oscillospiraceae bacterium genome contains these proteins:
- the recA gene encoding recombinase RecA: protein MAKNQNNNVAPATKKTGAEAKKDALATALAQIEKQFGKGAVMKLGDNTAMQVDAISTGSLGLDMALGVGGVPRGRIIEVYGPESSGKTTLALHILAEAQKKGGDVAFIDVEHALDPVYAEALGVDINNLLVSQPDTGEQAMEICEALVRSGAIDAIVVDSVAAMVPRAEIEGEMGDSHVGLQARLMSQAMRKLTSVIGKTNTVCVFINQLREKVGVVYGNPEVTTGGRALKYYSSVRIDIRRVEGLKDSSGQFIGNHTRAKIVKNKVAPPFREAEFDIMFGEGISKVGELLDLGVKLGIVQKSGAWFNYGDMRLGQGRDNSKQFLKDNPEIANDIEGQIRANANKLYASRRSSGRAAAADKAEEAAAPAEGTKEPVVKAPARSSESELDIMVED from the coding sequence ATGGCAAAAAATCAGAACAACAACGTTGCCCCGGCCACCAAGAAAACCGGCGCAGAAGCCAAAAAGGATGCGCTGGCCACGGCCCTGGCCCAGATCGAAAAGCAGTTCGGCAAGGGTGCCGTGATGAAGCTGGGCGACAATACCGCCATGCAGGTGGATGCCATTTCCACCGGCAGCCTGGGGCTGGACATGGCACTGGGTGTGGGCGGTGTGCCCCGCGGCCGCATCATTGAGGTGTATGGCCCGGAATCCAGCGGTAAGACCACGCTGGCTTTGCACATTCTGGCCGAAGCCCAGAAGAAGGGCGGCGACGTAGCGTTCATCGACGTGGAACACGCGCTGGACCCGGTGTATGCCGAGGCACTGGGCGTGGACATCAACAACCTGCTGGTCAGCCAGCCGGACACCGGTGAGCAGGCCATGGAGATCTGCGAAGCGCTGGTGCGCTCCGGTGCCATCGACGCCATCGTGGTGGACTCGGTGGCAGCCATGGTGCCCCGTGCCGAGATCGAGGGCGAGATGGGCGACAGCCATGTGGGCCTGCAGGCCCGTCTGATGAGCCAGGCCATGCGCAAGCTCACCAGCGTCATCGGCAAGACCAACACCGTGTGCGTGTTCATCAACCAGCTGCGTGAGAAAGTGGGCGTCGTGTACGGCAACCCGGAGGTGACCACCGGCGGCCGTGCCCTGAAGTATTATTCTTCGGTGCGCATCGACATCCGCCGCGTGGAGGGCCTGAAGGATTCTTCCGGCCAGTTCATTGGCAACCACACCCGCGCCAAGATCGTGAAGAACAAGGTGGCCCCGCCGTTCCGTGAGGCAGAGTTTGACATCATGTTCGGCGAGGGCATCTCCAAGGTGGGTGAGCTGCTGGACCTGGGCGTCAAGCTGGGCATCGTGCAGAAGAGCGGTGCATGGTTCAATTACGGCGACATGCGCCTGGGGCAGGGCCGTGACAACTCCAAGCAGTTCCTGAAGGACAACCCGGAGATCGCCAACGACATCGAGGGCCAGATCCGCGCCAATGCGAACAAGCTCTATGCTTCCCGCCGCTCGTCCGGCCGTGCTGCTGCCGCCGACAAGGCCGAGGAAGCTGCCGCACCTGCCGAGGGCACCAAGGAGCCGGTGGTCAAGGCTCCGGCCCGCAGCAGCGAGAGCGAGCTGGACATCATGGTGGAGGACTAA
- the prmC gene encoding peptide chain release factor N(5)-glutamine methyltransferase codes for MVTAGMTPRDAVRQLEARLTAAGCPDADYDAAELFRLVTGRDVRLADAPLPEAQAVRLESLCLRRETREPLQYLCGRWSFLDFELIVGPGVLCPRADTEVVAEAAAQTLAGVKAPRVLDLCAGTGCLGLGVKRFCPDAQVTCVEKSPEAFRYLEQNVRTALPGAAPAVQAVQGDLFTYWQSLPEGRLDLIVSNPPYLTAEEMQHLQPEVAQEPAMALEAGDDGLVFYRALAQHYRDALRPGGALVLEIGWQQRQAVMELLAGNGWADIECRRDYGGNDRCIIAHRPK; via the coding sequence ATGGTAACGGCAGGCATGACCCCGCGGGACGCGGTGCGGCAGTTGGAAGCCCGTCTGACGGCGGCCGGATGCCCGGATGCGGATTACGACGCCGCAGAACTTTTCCGGCTGGTGACCGGGCGGGATGTCCGGCTGGCGGACGCGCCCCTGCCCGAAGCGCAGGCTGTCCGGCTGGAGTCCCTCTGCCTGCGCCGGGAGACGCGGGAGCCGCTGCAGTACCTGTGCGGTCGCTGGAGCTTTCTGGACTTTGAACTGATCGTGGGGCCGGGGGTGCTCTGCCCCCGTGCCGATACCGAGGTGGTGGCCGAGGCCGCCGCGCAGACCCTTGCGGGCGTAAAAGCGCCCCGTGTGCTGGATCTGTGTGCCGGCACCGGCTGTCTGGGGCTGGGGGTCAAGCGCTTCTGCCCGGACGCGCAGGTCACCTGCGTGGAAAAAAGCCCGGAAGCCTTCCGCTACCTGGAACAGAATGTGCGCACTGCCCTGCCCGGCGCAGCCCCGGCGGTGCAGGCCGTGCAGGGGGACCTGTTCACCTACTGGCAAAGCCTGCCGGAAGGGCGGCTGGACCTGATCGTGTCCAACCCGCCGTACCTGACGGCGGAGGAAATGCAGCATTTGCAGCCGGAGGTGGCGCAGGAACCGGCCATGGCACTGGAAGCAGGCGATGACGGCCTTGTGTTCTACCGGGCCCTTGCGCAGCACTACCGTGACGCGCTGCGCCCCGGCGGGGCACTGGTGCTGGAGATCGGCTGGCAGCAGCGGCAGGCCGTCATGGAGCTGCTGGCCGGGAATGGCTGGGCAGACATCGAATGCCGCAGGGATTACGGCGGCAACGATCGCTGCATCATTGCCCACCGGCCAAAATAA
- a CDS encoding DUF1385 domain-containing protein codes for MNQPNKERFKTSVGGQALMEGIMMRGPKLICCAVRKPDGTIETKTEPTPTHGIWTKIPLVRGAISMIESLIMGYRYMMYSAQVSMGDDYDPEEEETAFEKWVGEHLGKKAEDALLACAAVLGGLLAILLFTVLPTLIVGGVNHFVTLGRWAKVVLEAVLKVGIFLTYMVGISKMKEIHRVFEYHGAEHKTIACYEAGDPLTVENVRKYTRFHPRCGTSFLILVVIVSVFLYSVLPWGSIGLRVLFKLLLLPLVMGISYELLKWCGRSDNLATRIIRQPGIWVQHLTVFEPDDSMIEVAIAAVTPVLPENPEEGKW; via the coding sequence ATGAATCAACCCAACAAGGAACGTTTCAAGACCAGTGTAGGCGGGCAGGCCCTGATGGAAGGCATCATGATGCGCGGCCCTAAGCTCATCTGCTGCGCCGTGCGCAAGCCGGACGGCACCATCGAGACCAAGACCGAGCCCACGCCTACCCATGGCATCTGGACAAAGATCCCGCTGGTGCGGGGAGCGATTTCCATGATCGAAAGCCTGATCATGGGTTACCGCTATATGATGTACTCGGCCCAGGTCAGCATGGGCGATGACTACGACCCCGAAGAGGAAGAGACCGCTTTTGAAAAGTGGGTAGGGGAGCATCTGGGCAAAAAGGCCGAGGACGCTCTGCTGGCCTGCGCAGCCGTTCTGGGCGGACTGCTGGCCATCCTGCTCTTTACCGTTCTGCCCACCCTTATCGTGGGCGGTGTGAACCATTTTGTCACGCTGGGCCGTTGGGCCAAGGTGGTGCTGGAAGCGGTGCTCAAGGTGGGCATCTTCCTGACCTATATGGTGGGCATCTCCAAAATGAAGGAGATCCACCGGGTGTTCGAGTACCACGGGGCCGAGCACAAGACCATTGCCTGCTACGAGGCAGGCGACCCCCTCACGGTGGAGAATGTGCGCAAGTACACCCGCTTCCACCCGCGCTGCGGCACAAGCTTCCTGATCCTGGTGGTCATCGTGAGCGTATTCCTGTACAGCGTGCTGCCCTGGGGCAGCATCGGCCTGCGGGTGCTCTTCAAGCTGCTGCTGCTGCCGCTGGTCATGGGCATCAGCTATGAGCTGCTCAAGTGGTGCGGCCGGTCGGATAACCTTGCCACCCGCATCATTCGTCAGCCCGGCATCTGGGTGCAGCACCTCACAGTGTTTGAGCCGGATGACAGCATGATCGAGGTGGCCATTGCGGCCGTGACCCCGGTGCTGCCGGAAAACCCGGAGGAAGGCAAATGGTAA